In Nocardia sputorum, a single genomic region encodes these proteins:
- the istA gene encoding IS21 family transposase: MQEWAQIRYLHASEGLSMRAIASRLGISRDTVSRAIASESPPRYQRVSGPSAFDEFEPLVRELLAQFPAMPASVIAERVGWAGSPSWFRKKVAALRPQYAPKDPADRLEYRPGDQAQCDLWFPPTPIPLGAGQVGTPPVLVMVASFSRFITAMMIPTRTTADLLAGMWSLLSGQLGKVPRRLLWDNESGIGKGGHLAVGVVAFTGMLATRIVQCKPFDPESKGIVERVNGYLETSFLPGRSFSSPGDFNTQLAEWLPIANARHVRRIAGSPAELVGIDRAAMTTLPPIAPAVGFTSRARLPRDYYLRVLGNDYSIDPTVIGRFIDIRADLDTVTARCDGLLVATHRRAWSKAVTITDPTHVHTAAQLREAFGHKQSRTVSVDDGGLVRNLADYDTCFGVDFGGEGVA; this comes from the coding sequence GTGCAGGAATGGGCGCAGATCAGGTATCTCCATGCGAGTGAGGGCCTGTCGATGCGGGCGATCGCGTCCCGGTTGGGCATCTCGCGGGACACGGTCTCGAGGGCGATTGCCTCGGAGTCGCCGCCGCGATACCAGCGGGTGTCGGGTCCCTCGGCGTTCGACGAGTTCGAGCCGCTGGTGCGGGAGCTGCTGGCGCAGTTCCCGGCGATGCCGGCGTCGGTGATCGCCGAGCGGGTGGGCTGGGCGGGGTCACCGTCGTGGTTCCGTAAGAAAGTCGCGGCCCTGCGGCCGCAGTACGCACCGAAGGATCCGGCGGACCGGCTGGAGTATCGGCCCGGGGATCAGGCGCAGTGCGATCTGTGGTTCCCACCGACACCGATCCCGTTGGGCGCCGGGCAGGTCGGGACACCCCCGGTGCTGGTGATGGTGGCTTCGTTCTCGAGGTTCATCACTGCGATGATGATTCCGACCCGGACCACCGCGGATCTGCTGGCCGGGATGTGGTCGCTGCTGTCGGGGCAGTTGGGGAAAGTCCCGCGCAGGCTGTTGTGGGACAACGAATCAGGGATCGGCAAGGGCGGACACCTGGCCGTTGGGGTGGTGGCGTTCACCGGGATGCTGGCCACCCGCATCGTCCAGTGCAAGCCGTTCGACCCGGAGTCCAAGGGCATCGTCGAACGCGTGAACGGCTATCTCGAGACCTCGTTCCTGCCCGGCCGGTCGTTCAGTTCACCAGGAGATTTCAACACCCAGCTCGCCGAGTGGCTGCCGATCGCCAACGCTCGACACGTCCGGCGCATCGCGGGTTCCCCAGCGGAGCTGGTCGGCATCGACCGGGCCGCGATGACGACACTGCCGCCGATCGCCCCGGCGGTCGGGTTCACCAGCCGCGCGAGGCTGCCGCGTGACTACTACCTGCGTGTCTTGGGCAACGACTACTCGATCGACCCGACGGTGATCGGACGGTTTATCGACATTCGTGCCGATCTGGATACCGTCACCGCCCGCTGCGACGGGCTGCTGGTGGCCACCCACCGCAGAGCCTGGTCGAAAGCGGTCACCATCACCGACCCCACCCATGTCCACACCGCTGCGCAATTGCGGGAAGCATTCGGACACAAACAATCTCGGACCGTCAGCGTCGATGACGGCGGGTTGGTGCGTAACCTCGCGGACTACGACACCTGTTTCGGCGTCGACTTCGGCGGCGAGGGTGTCGCGTGA